A window of Methanolobus sediminis contains these coding sequences:
- a CDS encoding response regulator, whose amino-acid sequence MVKVMIVDDAAFMRMVIKDILTKNGHEVVAECVDGLDAVNKYPEVKPELVFMDIVMPNMEGIDALKKIMEMDPAAKIVMCSSIGQQSVVTDALKTGALDFIVKPFDATKVLEVIGKVV is encoded by the coding sequence ATGGTAAAAGTAATGATTGTGGATGATGCCGCCTTTATGCGTATGGTCATCAAAGACATATTAACAAAAAATGGTCATGAAGTAGTCGCCGAATGTGTTGACGGGCTTGATGCTGTAAACAAATATCCGGAGGTAAAGCCTGAGCTTGTATTCATGGATATTGTCATGCCAAACATGGAAGGAATCGATGCGCTCAAAAAGATAATGGAAATGGACCCGGCTGCAAAAATAGTTATGTGTTCATCCATTGGACAGCAATCCGTTGTCACTGATGCACTAAAAACAGGTGCTCTTGACTTCATCGTCAAGCCTTTTGATGCTACAAAAGTTCTTGAAGTAATTGGAAAAGTAGTATAA
- a CDS encoding protein-glutamate methylesterase/protein-glutamine glutaminase has protein sequence MTINALVVDDSALMRKVVSDILKEDPGINVIATARNGLEAVEKVEQFRPDVVTLDIEMPVLDGLHALGYIMSECPTPVVMLTAVDSRSAESTLNAFEYGAVDFIQKPSGNISVNIADIAEDIRKKVKMASKVDLKKLGFMEEHVKKSRENEGKPLPVKPRKTISKTIRHANGQIIAIASSTGGPRALEQVVPKLPGSLKVPVVIVQHMPAGFTASLAQRLDGQSALTVTEAKEGDVLHPGHVYLAPGNYHMEIASVEKSGVHHEVVKLNQKPREQGVRPCANILFKSLVPIYGSNIISAVLTGMGADGADGVEEIKKAGGKAIAEDERSCVVYGMPKAVVQRGLADSVVPLERISSEIVRMLNSSGD, from the coding sequence ATGACAATTAATGCACTTGTGGTCGATGACTCCGCACTCATGCGAAAGGTCGTCTCGGATATCCTGAAAGAAGACCCGGGAATAAATGTAATAGCTACGGCCAGAAACGGTCTTGAAGCTGTTGAAAAGGTCGAACAGTTCAGGCCGGATGTGGTGACCTTGGATATTGAGATGCCTGTTCTTGACGGATTGCATGCTCTTGGATATATCATGAGTGAATGCCCAACTCCGGTTGTCATGTTAACGGCGGTCGACTCCAGGTCTGCGGAAAGTACATTAAATGCATTTGAATACGGAGCAGTAGACTTTATTCAAAAACCTTCAGGAAACATAAGTGTTAACATTGCAGATATTGCTGAAGATATCCGCAAAAAAGTAAAGATGGCTTCTAAAGTGGATCTGAAGAAACTCGGATTCATGGAAGAACACGTGAAAAAATCACGGGAAAATGAAGGGAAACCCTTGCCAGTTAAACCAAGGAAAACAATTTCAAAAACCATACGCCATGCAAATGGTCAGATTATTGCCATTGCATCTTCAACCGGTGGTCCTCGCGCTCTTGAACAGGTTGTACCTAAATTACCGGGCAGCTTAAAAGTACCCGTAGTAATTGTCCAGCACATGCCTGCAGGATTCACAGCATCTCTGGCACAAAGACTGGACGGTCAGTCTGCACTAACCGTCACTGAAGCCAAAGAAGGAGATGTACTCCACCCCGGTCATGTGTACCTTGCACCAGGAAATTATCATATGGAAATTGCATCTGTTGAAAAAAGTGGAGTTCACCACGAAGTTGTGAAACTCAACCAGAAACCTCGCGAGCAAGGAGTAAGGCCCTGTGCCAACATCCTCTTCAAATCACTTGTACCGATCTATGGATCGAACATAATTTCAGCAGTTCTGACAGGAATGGGAGCTGATGGTGCTGATGGTGTGGAAGAGATCAAGAAAGCAGGAGGAAAAGCAATCGCTGAGGATGAACGGTCATGTGTGGTATACGGTATGCCAAAGGCAGTAGTACAAAGAGGACTTGCTGACAGTGTAGTGCCTCTTGAGAGAATTTCTTCCGAAATAGTACGAATGCTGAACTCATCCGGTGATTGA